Proteins from a single region of Orcinus orca chromosome 20, mOrcOrc1.1, whole genome shotgun sequence:
- the IL34 gene encoding interleukin-34 isoform X1, producing MPRGFAWLRYLGILLGMALGNEGLEVWPLTRSEECAITGFLRHKLQYRNRLQYMKHYFPINYRVSVPYEGVLRMANVTRLQRARVSQQELRYLWVLVSLSATEWVQEVLLEGHPSWKYLEEVHTLLLDVKQGLPVSRAEVQVARGVEVSPQVEAVLSLLSAPGSLKPVRPKALLDNCLRVMELLYCSCCKQSPVLNWQDCEVPRPQPHGPEPSSQCVAAQLYPLRQQPPASLPHPPASTAGAPAQ from the exons ATGCCCCGGGGATTCGCCTGGCTGCGCT ATCTCGGGATCCTCCTGGGCATGGCCTTGGGGAACGAGGGTTTGGAGGTGTGGCCCTTAACCCGGAGCGAGGAGTGTGCCATCACTGGCTTTCTGCGCCACAAGCTGCAGTACCGGAACCGCCTTCAGTACATG AAACACTACTTCCCCATCAACTACAGGGTCAGTGTGCCTTATGAGGGGGTACTCCGAATGGCCAACGTCACCAGGCTG CAGAGGGCCCGGGTGAGCCAACAGGAGCTGCGGTATCTGTGGGTCTTGGTGAGTCTCAGTGCTACTGAGTGGGTGCAGGAGGTGCTGCTCGAGGGCCATCCATCCTGGAAGTACCTGGAGGAGGTACATACACTGCTGCTGGATGTCAAACAAGGCCTCCCGGTGAGCCGTGCGGAGGTGCAGGTGGCCAGG GGTGTGGAGGTCAGCCCCCAGGTGGAAGCAGTGTTGTCCCTCTTGAGTGCCCCAGGAAGCCTGAAGCCAGTGCGGCCCAAAGCTCTGCTGGACAACTGCTTGCGGGTCATGGAGCTGTTGTACTGCTCTTGCT GTAAACAAAGCCCTGTCTTAAACTGGCAGGATTGTGAGGTGCCAAGGCCTCAGCCTCACGGCCCGGAGCCCTCGTCACAGTGTGTGGCCGCCCAGCTATACCCCCTGCGCCAGCAGCCCCccgcctccctgccccaccccccggcATCCACGGCTGGAGCCCCGGCTCAGTGA
- the IL34 gene encoding interleukin-34 isoform X2 → MPRGFAWLRYLGILLGMALGNEGLEVWPLTRSEECAITGFLRHKLQYRNRLQYMKHYFPINYRVSVPYEGVLRMANVTRLQRARVSQQELRYLWVLVSLSATEWVQEVLLEGHPSWKYLEEVHTLLLDVKQGLPGVEVSPQVEAVLSLLSAPGSLKPVRPKALLDNCLRVMELLYCSCCKQSPVLNWQDCEVPRPQPHGPEPSSQCVAAQLYPLRQQPPASLPHPPASTAGAPAQ, encoded by the exons ATGCCCCGGGGATTCGCCTGGCTGCGCT ATCTCGGGATCCTCCTGGGCATGGCCTTGGGGAACGAGGGTTTGGAGGTGTGGCCCTTAACCCGGAGCGAGGAGTGTGCCATCACTGGCTTTCTGCGCCACAAGCTGCAGTACCGGAACCGCCTTCAGTACATG AAACACTACTTCCCCATCAACTACAGGGTCAGTGTGCCTTATGAGGGGGTACTCCGAATGGCCAACGTCACCAGGCTG CAGAGGGCCCGGGTGAGCCAACAGGAGCTGCGGTATCTGTGGGTCTTGGTGAGTCTCAGTGCTACTGAGTGGGTGCAGGAGGTGCTGCTCGAGGGCCATCCATCCTGGAAGTACCTGGAGGAGGTACATACACTGCTGCTGGATGTCAAACAAGGCCTCCCG GGTGTGGAGGTCAGCCCCCAGGTGGAAGCAGTGTTGTCCCTCTTGAGTGCCCCAGGAAGCCTGAAGCCAGTGCGGCCCAAAGCTCTGCTGGACAACTGCTTGCGGGTCATGGAGCTGTTGTACTGCTCTTGCT GTAAACAAAGCCCTGTCTTAAACTGGCAGGATTGTGAGGTGCCAAGGCCTCAGCCTCACGGCCCGGAGCCCTCGTCACAGTGTGTGGCCGCCCAGCTATACCCCCTGCGCCAGCAGCCCCccgcctccctgccccaccccccggcATCCACGGCTGGAGCCCCGGCTCAGTGA
- the IL34 gene encoding interleukin-34 isoform X3 has translation MPRGFAWLRYLGILLGMALGNEGLEVWPLTRSEECAITGFLRHKLQYRNRLQYMKHYFPINYRVSVPYEGVLRMANVTRLRARVSQQELRYLWVLVSLSATEWVQEVLLEGHPSWKYLEEVHTLLLDVKQGLPGVEVSPQVEAVLSLLSAPGSLKPVRPKALLDNCLRVMELLYCSCCKQSPVLNWQDCEVPRPQPHGPEPSSQCVAAQLYPLRQQPPASLPHPPASTAGAPAQ, from the exons ATGCCCCGGGGATTCGCCTGGCTGCGCT ATCTCGGGATCCTCCTGGGCATGGCCTTGGGGAACGAGGGTTTGGAGGTGTGGCCCTTAACCCGGAGCGAGGAGTGTGCCATCACTGGCTTTCTGCGCCACAAGCTGCAGTACCGGAACCGCCTTCAGTACATG AAACACTACTTCCCCATCAACTACAGGGTCAGTGTGCCTTATGAGGGGGTACTCCGAATGGCCAACGTCACCAGGCTG AGGGCCCGGGTGAGCCAACAGGAGCTGCGGTATCTGTGGGTCTTGGTGAGTCTCAGTGCTACTGAGTGGGTGCAGGAGGTGCTGCTCGAGGGCCATCCATCCTGGAAGTACCTGGAGGAGGTACATACACTGCTGCTGGATGTCAAACAAGGCCTCCCG GGTGTGGAGGTCAGCCCCCAGGTGGAAGCAGTGTTGTCCCTCTTGAGTGCCCCAGGAAGCCTGAAGCCAGTGCGGCCCAAAGCTCTGCTGGACAACTGCTTGCGGGTCATGGAGCTGTTGTACTGCTCTTGCT GTAAACAAAGCCCTGTCTTAAACTGGCAGGATTGTGAGGTGCCAAGGCCTCAGCCTCACGGCCCGGAGCCCTCGTCACAGTGTGTGGCCGCCCAGCTATACCCCCTGCGCCAGCAGCCCCccgcctccctgccccaccccccggcATCCACGGCTGGAGCCCCGGCTCAGTGA